GTGGAGACGCGCAACCTGAAGCAGTGGTTCCTGCGCATCACGCAGTACGCCGACGAGTTGCTCGACGGAACGGAGAAGCTCGACCAGTGGCCGGACAAGGTGCTGACGATGCAGCGGAACTGGATCGGCCGCTCGCACGGCGCGCTCGTCCGCTTCGCCCTGGCCGGCGAAGGCGGCGCGTCGGTTGGCGCGGCCGGCTCCTCCGGCCCGGCCGGTACCGACGGCGGGGGTGAACCGGCGGAGGACGGCATCGAGGTCTTCACCACGCGCATCGACACCATCCACGGGGCCACGTTCGTCCTGCTCGCGCCGGAGCATCCGCTCGTCGAGCGGATTGCGGCCGGGCGGTCCGACGCGTCGGCGTTCCGGGCTCGGGTGGGTCGCTTTCGCGCCCTGGACCGAACGGCGCGGCTGACCGGGCAGATCGACAAGGAAGGCGTGGACACCGGACGCCGGGCGGTCAATCCCTTCACCGGCGAGACCGTGCCGATCTGGGTGGCCAACTTCGTCCTGGCCGAGTACGGCACCGGGGCGATCATGGCGGTTCCGGCCCACGATCAGCGCGACCTGGAGTTCGCCCGCAAGTACGGGCTTCCCGTGCGGGTGGTCATCCAGCCGGCGGGAGAGGCGCCCCTGGACGACGGTTTGGACACGGCGTTCGCGGATCCCGGCGTCCTGGTCGACTCGGGGGAGTTCTCCGGCCTGGAGAGCGATCGCGCGCGGGCGGTCATGACGGCGGCGGCCGAGGAGCGCGGGATCGGGAAGGGCCGGGTGCAGTACCGGCTGAAGGACTGGGGCATCTCCCGCCAGCGCTACTGGGGCACGCCCATACCCATCGTCTACTGCGACACTTGCGGAACCCGTCCGGTGCCCGAGGACCAGCTCCCGGTGGAGCTGCCGCGGGTGGAGGAGTTCACCGGCCGCGGCGACTCGCCGCTGGCGCAGGTGCCGGAGTTCGTCGACGTGGAGTGCCCGGACTGCGACGGCCCCGCGCGCCGCGAGACCGACACGATGGACACGTTCGTCGACTCGTCGTGGTACTTCTATCGCTACTGCGACCCGCGCGGCGACACGGCGCCGTTCGACCCCGGGACGGTCCGCTACTGGGCGCCGATCGATTTCTACAGCGGCGGGGTGGAGCACGCGATCCTGCACCTCATCTACTCCCGCTTCTTTTGCAAGGTGCTGCGCGACCTCGGGCTGGTGGAGCACGACGAGCCGTTCACGCGGCTGCTGACGCAGGGGATGGTCCTGCGCGACGGCGCGGTGATGTCGAAGTCGAAGGGCAACGTGGTCGATCCGGACCAGATGACCGCCACCTGCGGCGCGGACGCGCTGCGGCTCTACGAGATGTTCGTCGCCCCGCCGGAGAAGGAGATCGAGTGGACCGACGCCGGGCTCGACGGCAGCGCCCGCTTCCTGGCCCGCGTCTGGCGGCTCGTGACCCCGTTCGCGGAAATCTGCGCCGCGGGCGGCGTTCCTTCCGTAGAGGGGCTGGAGCTCGGCGACGCCGAGCGCGCACTCCGGCGCA
Above is a genomic segment from Acidobacteriota bacterium containing:
- a CDS encoding leucine--tRNA ligase, whose translation is MAATRDRATTAWGRHHSTGGVGPHVRTGGRAVAGDCTILLVRDYDPQAIEKKWQRRWRERRAFEVAVDPERPKFYCLVMFAYPSGHAHVGHVRNYMIGDVVARMKRMRGYNVLHPFGWDAFGMPAENAAIKNRTHPETWTRANIAHMKDQLQRLGISYAWEREIATCDPEYYRWNQWLFLKMYERGLAYRRQSAVNWCSDCRTVLANEQVVDGGCWRCGTAVETRNLKQWFLRITQYADELLDGTEKLDQWPDKVLTMQRNWIGRSHGALVRFALAGEGGASVGAAGSSGPAGTDGGGEPAEDGIEVFTTRIDTIHGATFVLLAPEHPLVERIAAGRSDASAFRARVGRFRALDRTARLTGQIDKEGVDTGRRAVNPFTGETVPIWVANFVLAEYGTGAIMAVPAHDQRDLEFARKYGLPVRVVIQPAGEAPLDDGLDTAFADPGVLVDSGEFSGLESDRARAVMTAAAEERGIGKGRVQYRLKDWGISRQRYWGTPIPIVYCDTCGTRPVPEDQLPVELPRVEEFTGRGDSPLAQVPEFVDVECPDCDGPARRETDTMDTFVDSSWYFYRYCDPRGDTAPFDPGTVRYWAPIDFYSGGVEHAILHLIYSRFFCKVLRDLGLVEHDEPFTRLLTQGMVLRDGAVMSKSKGNVVDPDQMTATCGADALRLYEMFVAPPEKEIEWTDAGLDGSARFLARVWRLVTPFAEICAAGGVPSVEGLELGDAERALRRKTHDTIRRVSEDLDPRVHLNTAVSALMELVNDLYAYCERAHIGPFAGDPSAPASGAGPASLAVVREALEALVLMLSPFTPHLSEELWEAMGHGEGVEAAGWPVFDADVARADTLVLPVQVNGKVRARLTVSVDSGEDELRRLALDQPQVRAHTAGKTVARIVVVPGRLVSIVAKS